One region of Permianibacter fluminis genomic DNA includes:
- a CDS encoding ComF family protein, protein MVYKWLEALCPLCRCPVGDTAGLCAVCRADLPWLGHACRRCALPLPIAAGALCGPCLRRPSPVDRSLCALRYQAPVGGLVSAFKFHRDLAAGAALADLLAQTVLDQTGISQTVFRQTPMTHADTDTGTDTRAFSLPDAIVPVPLHPRRLRQRGYNQAAELAKPLARLLARPLLSHAVERCLDTADQIGLSALQRRRNLRKAFAVRAPLPAHVAIVDDVLTTGATVLTLAKCLRAAGVSEITVWCLARTV, encoded by the coding sequence ATGGTTTACAAGTGGCTGGAAGCCCTGTGTCCGCTGTGTCGCTGCCCGGTTGGCGATACCGCCGGTCTGTGCGCGGTCTGCCGGGCGGATCTGCCTTGGCTCGGCCATGCCTGCCGGCGCTGCGCCCTGCCCTTGCCGATCGCCGCTGGCGCGCTTTGCGGCCCCTGTCTGCGGCGGCCATCGCCGGTTGATCGCAGCCTCTGTGCACTGCGCTATCAGGCGCCGGTCGGAGGGTTGGTCAGCGCCTTCAAGTTTCATCGCGATTTGGCCGCCGGCGCGGCATTGGCCGATCTGCTCGCCCAAACGGTCCTTGATCAGACAGGAATTAGCCAGACCGTCTTTCGCCAAACACCCATGACTCACGCCGATACCGACACCGGGACCGACACCAGAGCCTTCTCGCTGCCCGATGCCATCGTGCCGGTGCCGCTGCATCCACGCCGGCTGCGCCAGCGCGGCTACAACCAGGCGGCTGAGCTGGCCAAGCCGCTGGCCCGGCTGTTGGCGCGGCCACTGCTCAGTCATGCCGTTGAACGCTGTCTGGACACCGCCGATCAGATTGGCCTGTCGGCGCTGCAGCGTCGGCGCAATCTGCGCAAGGCGTTTGCGGTGCGGGCGCCGCTGCCGGCGCACGTCGCGATTGTCGACGATGTGCTGACCACCGGCGCCACGGTGCTGACCCTGGCGAAATGTTTGCGCGCCGCCGGCGTCAGCGAGATCACGGTCTGGTGCTTGGCCCGCACCGTTTGA
- a CDS encoding cation:proton antiporter domain-containing protein: MEHTLIATIALSFLFAFVAGLLAVRIGLPPLVGYLLAGVAVGPHTPGFVADISLAQQLSEIGVILLMFGVGLHFSFRDLLKMRHIALPGAVLQILAATAMGAALAHWWGWDTPAAILFGLSLSVASTVVLLRGLEEHKVLNTVHGRIAVGWLVVEDLVMVLALVMLPALDALKGGDNLLSNSGFWLSLGLVLVKVSVFSAVMIVAGAKVVPWLLQLVVKTDSRELFTLAVIAVALGIAYAAATLFGVSFALGAFLAGVVINGSHISHRAAANALPFQDAFAVLFFVAVGMLFDPSVLLNSPWHVLAAVAIILIGKSLVAFVIVLAFKYPLVTALTVSAGLAQIGEFSFILASLGMLHGLLPVEGQNIILASALISITLNPLTFRSIKPILAVIEKNPRWAARFNRNQDKLAAPATELGQQHMHDHVVLIGFGRVGRRIGAQLDAMQLPYLVIEHDRHFVETLRKRQLPVIYGDASLPGILEHAELSQARILVITTPERFQTRRVIELARQLNPDIDIIVRTHHDDEYQHLKDMGIDSVVMGERELAQRMGEEIGRRLHVLPTASAEQMSESA, encoded by the coding sequence GTGGAACACACGCTCATCGCGACCATTGCGCTCAGCTTTCTGTTCGCTTTTGTTGCCGGTCTGCTGGCAGTACGGATCGGTTTGCCGCCATTGGTCGGTTATCTACTGGCCGGGGTCGCGGTCGGTCCGCACACGCCTGGCTTTGTTGCCGACATTTCGCTGGCCCAGCAATTGTCCGAAATTGGCGTCATCCTGCTGATGTTCGGCGTTGGCCTGCATTTCTCTTTTCGCGATCTGCTGAAGATGCGTCACATCGCGCTGCCGGGCGCGGTGCTGCAAATCCTGGCGGCAACGGCAATGGGCGCGGCCTTGGCGCATTGGTGGGGCTGGGATACGCCGGCGGCCATCTTGTTCGGTTTGTCGCTGTCGGTGGCCAGCACGGTGGTGCTGCTGCGCGGGCTGGAAGAGCACAAAGTTCTCAACACGGTGCACGGCCGCATCGCGGTCGGTTGGCTGGTGGTTGAAGATCTGGTCATGGTGCTGGCGCTGGTGATGTTGCCGGCGCTCGATGCGCTGAAAGGTGGCGACAATCTGCTCAGCAACAGCGGCTTCTGGTTGTCGCTGGGTTTGGTGCTGGTCAAGGTCAGCGTCTTTTCGGCCGTGATGATCGTCGCTGGCGCCAAGGTGGTGCCGTGGCTGTTGCAACTGGTGGTCAAAACCGATTCGCGCGAATTGTTCACGCTGGCGGTCATCGCGGTCGCGCTCGGCATTGCCTACGCGGCCGCAACGCTGTTTGGGGTGTCATTCGCGCTGGGGGCGTTTCTGGCCGGCGTTGTGATCAACGGTTCGCACATCAGTCACCGTGCTGCGGCCAACGCCTTGCCGTTTCAGGATGCCTTCGCGGTGTTGTTCTTTGTTGCTGTCGGCATGCTGTTCGACCCCAGCGTGCTGCTGAACAGTCCCTGGCATGTGCTGGCGGCAGTGGCCATCATTCTGATCGGCAAGTCGCTGGTGGCGTTTGTGATTGTGCTGGCGTTCAAATATCCGCTGGTTACCGCGTTGACGGTGTCGGCGGGTCTGGCCCAGATCGGCGAGTTTTCGTTCATACTCGCCAGCCTTGGCATGCTGCATGGATTGCTGCCGGTTGAAGGCCAGAACATCATTCTGGCCAGCGCGCTGATTTCCATCACACTCAATCCGCTGACCTTCCGTTCGATCAAACCGATTCTGGCCGTGATCGAAAAAAATCCGCGCTGGGCAGCGCGCTTCAATCGCAATCAGGACAAGCTTGCTGCACCCGCCACCGAACTCGGCCAGCAGCACATGCATGATCATGTGGTGCTGATTGGCTTTGGCCGGGTTGGTCGGCGCATCGGCGCCCAGCTCGATGCGATGCAGTTGCCGTATCTGGTCATCGAACACGACCGTCATTTTGTCGAGACGCTGCGCAAACGGCAGCTGCCGGTCATTTACGGTGACGCTTCGTTGCCAGGCATACTCGAACATGCCGAATTATCCCAAGCCCGCATTCTGGTGATTACCACGCCGGAGCGGTTCCAGACCCGGCGGGTGATTGAGCTGGCCCGGCAACTGAATCCGGACATCGACATCATTGTCCGGACGCACCATGACGACGAGTATCAGCACCTGAAAGACATGGGCATCGACAGCGTGGTGATGGGCGAGCGCGAACTGGCACAGCGAATGGGCGAAGAGATCGGCCGGCGTTTGCACGTCTTGCCAACGGCGAGTGCTGAGCAAATGAGTGAATCGGCTTAA
- a CDS encoding serine/threonine protein kinase, whose amino-acid sequence MDHDQTELNDDGEHTHAYAALTPDAILSALEAAGWLPEAALQPLNSFENRVYSFRDESASATVSGSSNNRFVVKFYRPQRWRPEQIQEEHDFLFELADTDIPVIAPIKRDGISLFTANGFSFAVFPQRGGRPFETGNEEQLAIMGRTAGRLHAVAQQKQFRCRERLDVLQFARPALAATMASPLLPGHLAQSYQTAAEQVLAACEQQLQRLHDVNWQRCHGDLHPGNILWTGDGVLLIDFDDCRTAPAVQDLWMLAHTASERALLIAEYENFCDFDWREWQLAEVFRGLRLVQYGGWLAQRWGDPTFPRHFPWFGGDSYFAGQISMLRVQCDAIRDSCQADG is encoded by the coding sequence ATGGACCACGATCAAACTGAATTGAACGACGACGGCGAGCACACGCACGCCTACGCTGCGCTGACACCGGATGCCATTTTATCGGCCCTGGAGGCGGCTGGCTGGCTGCCGGAAGCCGCGCTGCAACCGCTGAACAGTTTCGAAAACCGGGTCTACAGTTTTCGCGATGAGTCGGCGTCGGCAACGGTATCGGGTTCGAGCAACAACCGGTTCGTGGTCAAATTCTATCGACCGCAGCGCTGGCGCCCCGAGCAGATTCAGGAAGAGCATGATTTTCTGTTCGAGCTCGCCGACACCGATATCCCGGTCATCGCGCCGATCAAACGCGATGGCATCAGCCTGTTCACCGCCAACGGTTTTTCCTTCGCCGTGTTTCCGCAGCGCGGCGGTCGACCGTTTGAAACCGGCAACGAAGAGCAGCTGGCGATCATGGGCCGTACTGCCGGTCGTCTGCATGCCGTCGCCCAGCAAAAACAATTCCGCTGCCGCGAACGTTTGGATGTGCTCCAGTTTGCCCGACCGGCGTTGGCGGCAACGATGGCCAGTCCGCTGCTGCCCGGCCATCTCGCGCAGTCCTATCAAACGGCCGCCGAACAGGTGTTGGCCGCGTGTGAACAGCAGTTGCAGCGCCTGCACGATGTCAACTGGCAACGCTGCCACGGCGATCTGCATCCGGGCAATATTCTGTGGACCGGCGATGGCGTGCTGCTGATCGACTTTGATGATTGCCGGACAGCGCCGGCGGTGCAGGATTTGTGGATGCTGGCGCACACGGCCAGTGAACGCGCCTTGTTGATTGCCGAATATGAAAACTTCTGCGACTTCGATTGGCGCGAATGGCAATTGGCAGAAGTGTTCCGCGGTTTGCGATTGGTGCAATACGGTGGCTGGCTGGCCCAGCGTTGGGGCGATCCGACCTTTCCGCGTCATTTCCCGTGGTTTGGCGGCGACAGTTACTTTGCCGGCCAAATCAGCATGCTGCGCGTGCAGTGTGACGCCATTCGGGACAGCTGCCAAGCCGATGGTTGA
- a CDS encoding ATP-binding protein, protein MTQAATRRVRLQWQLFVRVAVLVLVLIPLFGYIRFQSMKSTYEQEFDQRMAGATEVLSVALREPLWEFDESQIAEAVKALSYLDELASVRVTDLSAARYEWWFDRRGNSKLLEQAEMPAQLDSGGVIERKFTIQTRGAELAAVSLRFNDSELRNLLSESLVSMVTLVGGFTLAVLLLMYILVERYVGRPLCDLQDALIDTGNVEALPKVVAELPPNELQALAQRYLEVFSELRTHQQHLTEMVDQRTHALSDTNQQLEAEILRRNSIEQELIAAREQAEQANEAKTYFLAHMSHELRTPLNGIIGYAQLLSHGTRDESEAREFVANINRCADHLLELINRILDLSKIEQGRMERLDAPFALIRLIDDVLTVVRPRAEAKGLQLLSIREPGLPLAVVGDSAKLKQVLINLLGNAVKFTERGQIELSVRYVQPGQLQFAVRDTGVGISERDQARIFEPFQQAGTTAQQWRQEGTGLGLSIARRLVEMLGGELKVESVPNQGSCFRFTVAMPISDAPVEDGVVATPLALLDSTPPSLLIVDDVAHNRDTLALQLRQIGFRVSTVESAEAALASIAAARPDLVFMDIRMPGMDGIECARRLRRDYPGLPVLAFTASVFDAQVNADIRDYFDGLVLKPVDLAQTCATIAKCLPVQYRYSHSAPTPVPELLSLSETLSASELAHLRAWLTAGALARIRDFGTELLDREPEQAKLGEQLQRYARAYDIDALRRLIG, encoded by the coding sequence ATGACGCAAGCGGCAACGCGTCGGGTTCGGTTGCAGTGGCAGCTGTTTGTTCGGGTCGCCGTGCTGGTGCTGGTGCTGATCCCGCTGTTCGGCTACATCCGTTTCCAGTCGATGAAATCGACCTACGAGCAGGAATTCGATCAACGCATGGCCGGGGCGACCGAGGTGCTGTCGGTGGCGCTGCGCGAGCCACTCTGGGAATTCGATGAAAGCCAGATCGCCGAAGCGGTCAAGGCGCTGTCGTACCTCGATGAACTGGCCAGCGTTCGGGTCACCGATCTGAGCGCAGCCCGCTATGAGTGGTGGTTTGATCGGCGCGGCAACAGCAAGCTGCTGGAGCAGGCGGAAATGCCGGCGCAGCTCGATTCCGGCGGCGTTATCGAACGCAAGTTCACCATTCAGACCCGCGGTGCCGAACTGGCCGCCGTCAGTCTGCGGTTCAACGACAGTGAGCTGCGCAATCTGCTGAGCGAATCGCTGGTCAGCATGGTCACGCTGGTCGGCGGCTTTACCCTGGCGGTGCTGCTGCTGATGTATATCCTGGTGGAGCGCTACGTTGGCCGACCGCTGTGTGATTTGCAGGATGCCTTGATCGACACCGGCAATGTCGAAGCGCTGCCGAAAGTCGTCGCCGAATTGCCACCCAACGAATTGCAGGCGCTGGCCCAGCGTTACCTGGAAGTGTTCAGCGAGTTGCGTACGCACCAGCAGCATCTGACCGAAATGGTCGACCAGCGCACGCACGCACTCAGTGACACCAATCAGCAGTTGGAAGCCGAAATTCTGCGCCGCAACAGCATCGAGCAGGAGCTCATTGCGGCGCGCGAACAAGCTGAACAGGCGAACGAAGCCAAGACCTATTTTCTGGCGCACATGAGCCATGAATTGCGGACGCCGTTGAACGGCATCATCGGTTACGCCCAGCTGCTCAGTCACGGCACCCGTGATGAAAGCGAAGCCCGTGAATTTGTCGCCAACATCAACCGCTGTGCTGATCATTTGCTGGAACTCATCAACCGCATTCTGGATCTGTCCAAAATCGAACAGGGCCGGATGGAGCGTCTGGACGCGCCGTTTGCCTTGATCCGGTTGATCGATGATGTGCTGACCGTGGTGCGGCCGCGCGCCGAGGCCAAAGGCCTGCAGTTGCTCAGCATCCGCGAGCCCGGCTTGCCCTTGGCGGTGGTTGGCGATTCGGCGAAATTGAAACAGGTGCTGATCAATCTGCTCGGCAATGCGGTCAAATTTACCGAGCGTGGCCAGATCGAATTGTCGGTGCGCTATGTCCAGCCGGGGCAACTGCAATTTGCCGTGCGCGATACCGGTGTCGGCATTTCCGAACGCGATCAGGCCCGCATTTTCGAGCCGTTCCAACAGGCCGGCACCACTGCCCAGCAATGGCGTCAGGAAGGCACCGGACTGGGCCTGTCGATCGCCCGCCGGCTGGTCGAAATGCTCGGCGGCGAATTGAAAGTGGAAAGCGTACCGAACCAGGGTTCCTGTTTCCGCTTTACCGTCGCCATGCCGATCAGCGATGCCCCGGTGGAAGATGGTGTGGTCGCGACGCCGCTGGCCTTGCTCGACAGCACGCCGCCGAGCTTGCTGATCGTCGATGATGTCGCCCACAACCGCGACACCCTGGCGCTGCAGTTGCGCCAGATTGGTTTTCGGGTCAGCACCGTCGAGTCGGCCGAGGCGGCGCTGGCCAGTATTGCCGCAGCGCGTCCGGATCTGGTGTTCATGGATATCCGGATGCCGGGCATGGACGGCATTGAGTGCGCGCGTCGGCTGCGCCGTGACTATCCGGGTCTGCCGGTGCTGGCGTTCACCGCCAGCGTATTCGACGCCCAGGTCAATGCTGACATTCGTGACTATTTCGACGGGCTGGTATTGAAACCGGTCGATCTGGCGCAGACCTGCGCGACCATCGCCAAATGCCTGCCGGTGCAATACCGCTACAGCCATTCCGCGCCGACGCCGGTGCCGGAATTGCTGTCGCTCAGTGAAACGCTGTCCGCCAGCGAGCTGGCGCATTTGCGGGCTTGGCTGACCGCTGGTGCGCTGGCCCGGATCCGCGACTTTGGCACCGAGCTGCTCGACCGCGAACCGGAGCAGGCCAAGCTGGGCGAGCAGCTGCAACGTTATGCCCGGGCCTACGATATCGATGCCCTGCGCCGGCTGATTGGCTAG
- a CDS encoding class I SAM-dependent methyltransferase, which translates to MHRVLNRLLPKPIRSSLVFVLVAVVAVALTSPRSLAADSSTHPAVVPPVIAPAITPAPTITQAIANPLRSDADRKADLYRKPEAMLEFFQVKPGQIVLDVFAGGGYYSELLAHTVGASGRVDAFNNKAYLDWVGDQLAARLHNNRLANVQRIDVEVDELQLASNHYDLILTSMALHDTYYANPEEGWPAMDRPALFKKLFQALKPGGVLAVIDHSASTNRGSQDSKPLHRIEESTLRRDLEQVGFRFDGASDALRNPQDDRSLSSFDPRIRFQTDRFVLRFKRPQ; encoded by the coding sequence ATGCACCGTGTTCTGAATCGTCTGCTGCCGAAACCGATCCGATCCAGTCTGGTGTTTGTCCTAGTTGCCGTGGTTGCCGTTGCCCTAACCAGCCCGCGCAGTCTGGCGGCCGACAGCAGCACGCATCCGGCTGTGGTTCCGCCTGTCATCGCTCCGGCGATCACTCCGGCACCGACGATCACCCAAGCAATTGCCAATCCGCTGCGCAGTGATGCCGACCGCAAAGCCGATCTCTATCGCAAGCCGGAAGCGATGCTGGAATTTTTTCAGGTCAAGCCGGGCCAGATCGTGCTCGATGTCTTCGCCGGTGGTGGCTATTACAGCGAGCTGCTGGCGCACACGGTCGGCGCCAGTGGCCGCGTCGATGCCTTCAATAACAAAGCCTATCTCGACTGGGTCGGCGATCAACTGGCCGCGCGGCTGCACAACAACCGGCTGGCCAATGTCCAGCGAATCGATGTCGAAGTCGACGAACTGCAATTGGCCAGCAACCACTATGACCTGATCCTGACCAGCATGGCCCTGCACGACACTTATTACGCCAATCCCGAAGAGGGCTGGCCCGCCATGGATCGGCCCGCGCTGTTCAAAAAACTGTTTCAGGCGCTGAAACCGGGTGGCGTGCTGGCCGTGATCGATCACAGCGCCAGCACGAACCGCGGCAGCCAGGACAGCAAACCGCTGCACCGCATCGAGGAAAGCACACTGCGCCGGGATCTGGAACAAGTCGGCTTCCGCTTTGACGGTGCCAGTGACGCCCTGCGCAATCCGCAGGATGATCGCAGCCTGTCCAGTTTCGACCCGCGCATCCGGTTCCAGACCGACCGCTTTGTGCTGCGCTTCAAGCGGCCGCAATAG
- a CDS encoding MATE family efflux transporter, protein MLNRDRSQQILHLTLPVMGGMISQNVLNLVDMYMVGRLGPTAVAAIGITSYVNWLLAAAFIGLSAGVQAMVARRMGEGRHDIAARPLNGSLLMIAMSAIPLAIILILCAPWIVSLLTKDPAVAEQGTPYLQARIAGIAAMGMNFSFRAYWSAIKLTRFYFMTLLVMHTINIGINYVLIFGHFGLPALGTFGAGLGTTISLYLGTLMYFAYAWTHTRQYGFLASLPRWETVGMIIKVSVPACAQQFFFSLGFTVLFWIVGQVGTGELAVANVLTNTLLVAFLPCLAFGLSAATLVGQALGRKDCDDAYRWGWDVAKLALIVVFIIAVPMFIFAPMIMHLFIADPAIAELGVMPLRLVAVGLFLDAVGTVLFNSMQGAGATLSTMAVTLGLQWLVFLPLAYWSGPVLGMGLLMIWSIYVGYRAFQTGVFIWLWRRKRWTTIKLN, encoded by the coding sequence GTGCTGAATCGCGACCGTTCGCAGCAAATCCTGCATCTGACCCTGCCTGTGATGGGCGGCATGATTTCCCAAAACGTGCTGAATCTGGTCGACATGTACATGGTGGGGCGACTCGGCCCGACCGCCGTCGCGGCGATTGGCATCACCAGTTACGTCAACTGGCTGCTGGCGGCGGCGTTCATTGGCCTGTCGGCCGGTGTGCAGGCCATGGTCGCGCGCCGGATGGGCGAAGGCCGGCACGATATCGCGGCGCGGCCACTGAACGGTTCGCTGCTGATGATTGCCATGTCGGCCATTCCGCTGGCGATCATCCTGATTTTGTGCGCACCGTGGATCGTCTCGTTGCTGACCAAGGATCCGGCCGTTGCCGAACAAGGCACGCCGTATCTGCAGGCGCGTATCGCCGGCATCGCGGCGATGGGCATGAACTTTTCCTTCCGCGCTTACTGGAGCGCGATCAAACTCACCCGGTTTTATTTCATGACCTTGCTGGTCATGCACACGATCAACATCGGCATCAACTATGTGCTGATTTTCGGTCACTTCGGTTTGCCGGCGCTGGGCACCTTCGGTGCCGGTCTTGGCACCACCATCTCGCTCTATCTCGGCACGCTGATGTATTTCGCCTACGCCTGGACGCATACCCGCCAATACGGTTTCCTCGCCTCGCTGCCGCGCTGGGAAACGGTCGGCATGATCATCAAGGTGTCGGTGCCTGCCTGCGCCCAGCAATTTTTCTTTTCGCTCGGCTTCACCGTGCTGTTCTGGATTGTCGGTCAGGTTGGCACCGGCGAGCTTGCCGTCGCCAACGTGCTGACCAACACACTGCTGGTCGCATTTCTGCCTTGTCTGGCGTTTGGTTTGTCAGCGGCAACACTGGTTGGCCAGGCACTCGGCCGCAAGGATTGTGATGATGCTTATCGCTGGGGCTGGGATGTCGCCAAGCTGGCGCTGATCGTCGTGTTCATCATTGCGGTGCCGATGTTCATCTTCGCGCCGATGATCATGCACCTGTTCATTGCGGATCCGGCCATCGCCGAACTCGGGGTGATGCCGCTGCGGCTGGTCGCCGTCGGTTTGTTTCTCGATGCGGTCGGCACCGTGCTGTTCAACAGCATGCAAGGTGCTGGCGCCACGCTCAGCACCATGGCGGTGACGCTCGGTTTGCAATGGCTGGTGTTTTTGCCGCTGGCTTACTGGAGCGGCCCGGTGCTCGGCATGGGGCTGCTGATGATCTGGTCCATTTATGTTGGTTACCGCGCCTTCCAGACCGGCGTGTTCATCTGGCTCTGGCGGCGCAAGCGATGGACCACGATCAAACTGAATTGA
- a CDS encoding substrate-binding periplasmic protein gives MSRLVIFLSAVALAGASHAAEVSLRADVWYPMNGEPGAANPGFMVEIAQEALKAGGHTVNYQTLPWERAVAETRAGKFDCVIGAYKDDTPDFVFPDEPYGMDVQAFFVKKGQAWHYGGSLDSLKGTSVAVIGGYAYGDEFEAFAKANPTGIQSVSGDNALEQNLKKLLAGRAVTTLESVYVAEAKIKEMGLTGQIEQAGLFGEPTEMYIACSPAKPSSKDYAKLLTDGIRQLRSSGKLATILGKYGLKDWKK, from the coding sequence ATGTCTCGTCTTGTCATTTTCCTGTCCGCGGTGGCGCTGGCCGGGGCCAGTCACGCCGCCGAGGTCAGCTTGCGCGCCGATGTCTGGTATCCGATGAACGGTGAGCCGGGCGCCGCCAACCCCGGCTTCATGGTCGAAATCGCCCAAGAGGCACTGAAAGCCGGCGGCCACACCGTCAACTACCAGACCCTGCCCTGGGAGCGGGCGGTGGCAGAAACCCGGGCCGGCAAATTTGACTGCGTGATTGGTGCCTACAAAGACGACACCCCGGACTTTGTTTTCCCCGATGAGCCCTACGGCATGGATGTGCAGGCCTTTTTCGTCAAGAAAGGTCAGGCCTGGCATTACGGCGGCAGTCTCGACAGCCTCAAGGGCACCAGCGTTGCGGTCATCGGCGGGTATGCCTATGGCGACGAGTTCGAAGCCTTTGCCAAAGCCAATCCGACCGGTATTCAGTCGGTCAGCGGCGACAATGCGCTGGAGCAGAATCTGAAGAAACTGCTGGCCGGGCGCGCCGTGACCACACTGGAGTCGGTCTATGTGGCCGAAGCCAAAATCAAGGAAATGGGCCTGACCGGCCAAATCGAGCAAGCCGGCCTGTTTGGCGAACCGACTGAAATGTACATCGCCTGCAGCCCGGCCAAGCCCAGCTCCAAGGATTACGCCAAGCTGCTGACTGACGGCATCCGGCAACTGCGCAGCAGCGGCAAGCTGGCCACGATTCTCGGCAAATACGGGCTGAAGGACTGGAAGAAATAG
- a CDS encoding TIGR00645 family protein — protein sequence MERLIERSMYASRWLLAPIYLGLSLALIALAVKFFQELIHVAPELLSKSESDLVLIVLALVDMALIGGLLVMVMFSGYENFVSKLETEGSEKLEWMGKLDASTLKQKVAASIVAISSIHLLQKFIGVESVYAQRVKSLRDQGIELTPEILKQASEQSSDMLMWFVIIHMTFVASAFGMGYLDKMTKSAH from the coding sequence GTGGAACGTTTGATTGAGCGCAGCATGTATGCCAGTCGCTGGTTGCTGGCACCGATCTATCTGGGCCTGTCGCTGGCGTTGATAGCGCTGGCCGTGAAATTTTTTCAGGAGCTGATCCACGTCGCCCCGGAACTGCTGAGCAAAAGCGAAAGTGATCTGGTGCTGATTGTCCTGGCCCTGGTCGACATGGCGCTGATTGGCGGCTTGCTGGTCATGGTGATGTTTTCCGGATATGAGAATTTTGTTTCGAAGCTCGAAACCGAAGGCTCGGAGAAGCTGGAATGGATGGGCAAGCTCGATGCCAGCACGCTGAAGCAGAAAGTGGCGGCCTCCATTGTGGCGATTTCCTCCATTCATCTGCTGCAGAAATTTATCGGCGTTGAAAGTGTCTATGCCCAGCGGGTCAAATCGCTGCGCGACCAAGGCATCGAACTGACGCCTGAAATCCTCAAACAAGCCTCCGAGCAATCCAGCGACATGCTGATGTGGTTTGTCATCATCCACATGACCTTTGTGGCGTCGGCTTTCGGTATGGGTTATCTGGACAAGATGACCAAATCGGCACATTGA
- a CDS encoding HD-GYP domain-containing protein yields the protein MGRVLVVDDNSTNLAVVGEMLERQGFDVFAANSGEMALQIAPQATPEIILLDVMMPGGMDGYEACTRLRLLPGLGKVPVLFLSADSTPQSKIRGFQVGGMDYVSKPFQADELLARLNTHLELYRLREHLEDEVDRKTKTVHMLVDELNDSYEQALALLARAGEFRDRDTGNHTRRIGEYASRLAQLAGCDADFCRRIHHAAPLHDIGKVSIPDRILLKAGPLDDDEWVIMRTHAEAGAKILRKYSQPLFQMAAEIASCHHERFDGSGYPNGLRGEDIPLAARITTVVDTYDALRSRRPYKQPIAHEQTIRILLEGDGRTRPEHFDPNLLQLLVRNQELLRPVFDLDSHHAAANEVLS from the coding sequence ATGGGACGGGTTCTGGTTGTCGATGACAACAGCACCAATCTGGCGGTAGTGGGTGAGATGCTGGAGCGACAGGGCTTTGATGTGTTCGCCGCCAACAGCGGTGAAATGGCCTTGCAGATTGCACCGCAGGCGACGCCGGAAATCATTTTGCTGGATGTCATGATGCCCGGTGGCATGGATGGTTACGAAGCTTGCACCCGGCTGCGCTTGCTGCCGGGTCTGGGCAAAGTCCCGGTGCTGTTCTTGTCGGCGGACAGCACACCGCAAAGCAAGATCCGCGGCTTTCAGGTCGGCGGCATGGATTACGTCAGCAAGCCGTTTCAGGCCGATGAATTGCTGGCCCGGCTGAACACGCATCTGGAGCTGTATCGGCTGCGCGAGCATCTGGAAGACGAGGTCGATCGCAAGACCAAGACCGTGCACATGCTGGTCGACGAGTTGAATGATTCCTACGAGCAAGCACTGGCGTTGTTGGCGCGGGCCGGTGAATTTCGCGACCGCGATACCGGCAACCACACCCGCCGGATCGGTGAATACGCCAGCCGATTGGCCCAGCTGGCCGGTTGTGACGCCGATTTTTGCCGGCGCATTCATCACGCAGCGCCGTTGCACGACATCGGCAAGGTGTCGATTCCGGATCGCATCCTGCTCAAGGCCGGGCCGCTTGACGATGACGAATGGGTAATCATGCGCACCCATGCCGAAGCCGGCGCAAAAATCCTGCGCAAATATTCCCAACCGCTGTTTCAGATGGCAGCCGAAATCGCCAGCTGCCACCACGAGCGTTTTGATGGCAGCGGCTATCCCAATGGTCTGCGCGGTGAAGACATTCCGCTGGCCGCCCGGATCACGACCGTGGTCGACACTTATGACGCGCTGCGTTCGCGGCGGCCGTACAAGCAACCGATTGCGCACGAACAAACCATCCGCATTTTGCTCGAAGGTGATGGCCGCACCCGGCCGGAACATTTCGATCCGAATCTGCTGCAATTGCTGGTCCGCAATCAGGAATTGCTGCGGCCGGTATTTGATCTCGACAGTCACCATGCAGCGGCCAACGAGGTGTTGTCATGA